Below is a genomic region from Candidatus Rokuibacteriota bacterium.
GGGAGGTGGCAGCCGAACTCCATAAGATGTCTCCTTGCGTCACCCTGCCCGCCGCGGGCGACGCTCTCGACCCCGGGCGAGGGGCGAGTCAATATGGGCTACAGCTCGTGGAACAAGCGGGCCGCCTCAGCCCTGAAGAATGACTTGATCTGATCCCAGGTTCCGCCGCGCAGAAGCTCAGGCATTGCCTCGGCCTCCGCATCGTCGAAGAACGTCAGGCTGCGGAGCAGGTGATACGGATCGACAGTGACACCCCGGTACTTTTCGCGGAAGCGGTCCAACACCTGCCTCAGTGGCGCAATCTCCTGAGCGTAGAAGTAGAGGTCGACAAAGTCCTTGCACGCGCCGCGGCCGGAGAGCGCCGCAAGCTTCATCGCGGCGATATCCTCCGGGTCGGCCAGGAGGAGCCCCCCGGGAGACTCGTGAAGGGGACGCAGAAGCGGATAATCATAGCGGAAGAAGCTCACAGGGACGCCGCGGAGCCTCACCGTCAGTGTTCCGGCTGCCTCCTGGAGGACTTCGACCTCGCCGGTGTCGCGCAGCACTGAGAGGAGGTCCTGGGGGATGAACTCCTTGGCGCGGAAGAAATCGAAATCGTTGGACCGGCGATGGCCGAGGAAGAGAGCGAGGGCGGTCCCGCCTGCCAGATAGAAGGTCCGAGCCTCCCCGATCCGGCTCAATAGTTCCAGAACGGTCTG
It encodes:
- a CDS encoding nucleotidyl transferase AbiEii/AbiGii toxin family protein, giving the protein MFRAVLTDPQQTVLELLSRIGEARTFYLAGGTALALFLGHRRSNDFDFFRAKEFIPQDLLSVLRDTGEVEVLQEAAGTLTVRLRGVPVSFFRYDYPLLRPLHESPGGLLLADPEDIAAMKLAALSGRGACKDFVDLYFYAQEIAPLRQVLDRFREKYRGVTVDPYHLLRSLTFFDDAEAEAMPELLRGGTWDQIKSFFRAEAARLFHEL